From Streptomyces qinzhouensis, one genomic window encodes:
- a CDS encoding NAD(P)-dependent oxidoreductase — MSSKQSVTVIGLGPMGQAMVHALLGKGYSVTVWNRTPSRADALVARGAVLAKSAEDALTANELVIVSLTDYDAMYALLEPASHALAGRVLVNLSSDTPEKARAGARWVSEHGGIHLTGGVNSSPSGIGQPGSSTFYSGPHEVFEAHRPVLEVLTGTDYRGEDPGLAALMYQIVVGMFWTSVLGYWQAIALADANGLTASEVLPHATKLLTGMPGFLSFSAERIDAGEHGGDVERLAMGLASVEHVLHTNADAGVDTTLPTAVAALFRRGIAAGHGTDSASSLVKLMKTAKA; from the coding sequence ATGAGCAGCAAGCAGTCCGTGACCGTCATCGGGCTCGGCCCCATGGGGCAGGCAATGGTCCACGCCCTACTCGGCAAGGGGTACTCCGTCACCGTTTGGAACCGGACACCATCGCGTGCCGATGCCCTCGTCGCCCGCGGCGCCGTACTCGCCAAGAGCGCCGAAGACGCCCTGACCGCCAATGAGCTGGTCATCGTGAGCCTCACCGATTACGACGCGATGTACGCCCTGCTGGAACCGGCTTCTCATGCCCTGGCCGGGCGCGTGCTCGTCAACCTCAGCTCCGATACACCGGAGAAGGCCCGCGCCGGGGCTCGATGGGTGTCCGAGCACGGCGGGATTCACCTCACCGGTGGCGTCAACTCCTCGCCTTCCGGCATCGGACAGCCCGGGTCGTCCACTTTCTACAGCGGGCCGCATGAGGTATTCGAGGCGCACCGGCCGGTCCTCGAAGTCCTGACCGGCACGGACTACCGTGGCGAGGATCCCGGCCTGGCCGCGCTCATGTACCAGATCGTCGTGGGCATGTTCTGGACGTCCGTGCTCGGATACTGGCAGGCCATCGCGCTCGCCGACGCCAACGGACTCACGGCGTCCGAGGTCCTCCCGCACGCCACCAAGCTGCTGACCGGGATGCCGGGCTTCCTGTCCTTCTCCGCTGAGCGCATCGACGCAGGCGAGCACGGCGGCGATGTGGAACGACTGGCCATGGGCCTGGCCAGCGTCGAACACGTTCTGCACACCAACGCCGACGCGGGCGTCGACACCACGCTGCCGACCGCCGTAGCCGCTCTGTTCCGGCGCGGCATAGCCGCCGGACACGGGACGGACAGCGCCTCCAGCCTCGTGAAGCTGATGAAGACGGCCAAGGCGTAG
- the folE gene encoding GTP cyclohydrolase I FolE: MTDPVTLDGDAHPIGEFDEKRAENAIRELLIAVGEDPDREGLLETPARVARAYREIFAGLWQQPQDVLTTTFDLGHDEMVLVKDIEVMSSCEHHLVPFVGVAHVGYIPSADGKITGLSKLARLVDVFARRPQVQERLTTQIADSLMEILEPRGVIVVVECEHMCMTMRGVRKPGAKTITSAVRGQLRSPATRAEAMSLIMAR; the protein is encoded by the coding sequence ATGACCGACCCGGTGACGCTGGACGGCGACGCGCATCCGATCGGCGAGTTCGACGAGAAGCGCGCCGAGAACGCGATCCGAGAGCTGCTGATCGCGGTCGGTGAGGACCCCGACCGAGAGGGCCTGCTGGAGACCCCGGCGCGGGTGGCCCGGGCGTACCGCGAGATATTCGCCGGGCTCTGGCAGCAGCCGCAGGACGTCCTCACCACCACCTTCGACCTCGGCCATGACGAGATGGTCCTGGTCAAGGACATCGAGGTGATGAGCTCCTGCGAGCACCACCTGGTGCCGTTCGTGGGCGTGGCCCATGTCGGCTATATCCCGTCCGCCGACGGAAAGATCACCGGCCTGTCGAAGCTGGCCCGCCTGGTCGACGTCTTCGCCCGCCGCCCCCAGGTCCAGGAGCGTCTGACGACCCAGATCGCGGACTCCCTGATGGAGATCCTCGAACCGAGGGGCGTGATCGTGGTCGTCGAGTGCGAGCACATGTGCATGACGATGCGCGGCGTCCGCAAGCCCGGCGCGAAGACGATCACCTCCGCGGTCCGCGGCCAGCTCCGCTCCCCGGCGACCCGCGCGGAGGCGATGAGCCTCATCATGGCCCGCTGA
- the ftsH gene encoding ATP-dependent zinc metalloprotease FtsH: MDVKRYFRGPVMWIVLVVLAVIVVMQVVGSSGGYKTVDTGQVIQAIDKNQVDQVKLTTGDDQIIKAELKDGQKIKGSSKIQASYIGTQGADLAAKLQQKFEAGDISKGYTVSPSKQSPFVSILLSLLPFVLIVLVFLFLMNQMQGGGSRVMNFGKSKAKLITKDTPKTTFADVAGSDEAVEELHEIKEFLQEPAKFQAVGAKIPKGVLLYGPPGTGKTLLARAVAGEAGVPFYSISGSDFVEMFVGVGASRVRDLFEQAKANAPAIVFVDEIDAVGRHRGAGLGGGHDEREQTLNQLLVEMDGFDVKGGVILIAATNRPDILDPALLRPGRFDRQIAVDRPDMQGRLEILKVHQKGKPVAPDVDLGAVARRTPGFTGADLSNVLNEAALLTARSDKKLIDNHSLDEAIDRVVAGPQKRTRIMSDKEKKITAYHEGGHALVAAASPNADPVHKITILSRGRALGYTMVLPDEDKYSTTRNEMLDQLAYMLGGRAAEELVFHDPTTGAANDIEKATTTARAMVTQYGMTERLGAIKFGGDNTEPFLGREMGHQRDYSEEVAALVDEEVKKLIETAHNEAWEILVENRDVLDNLVLQLLEKETLGKEEIAEIFRPIVRRPARPAWTGSSRRTPSTRPPVLSPKELALTNTANGTSPATDTTTGPGLEVAPEDRPEPS, encoded by the coding sequence ATGGACGTGAAGCGATACTTCCGTGGGCCGGTCATGTGGATCGTGCTGGTCGTCCTTGCCGTGATCGTGGTGATGCAGGTCGTCGGCTCCTCGGGCGGCTACAAGACGGTTGACACCGGCCAGGTCATTCAGGCGATCGACAAGAACCAGGTCGACCAGGTCAAGCTGACCACCGGAGACGACCAGATCATCAAGGCCGAGCTGAAGGACGGCCAGAAGATCAAGGGCAGCTCCAAGATCCAGGCGAGCTATATCGGGACCCAGGGTGCCGATCTCGCCGCGAAGCTCCAGCAGAAGTTCGAGGCCGGGGACATCTCCAAGGGCTACACGGTCTCGCCCTCCAAGCAGAGCCCGTTCGTCTCGATCCTGCTCTCGCTGCTGCCGTTCGTGCTGATCGTGCTGGTGTTCCTCTTCCTGATGAACCAGATGCAGGGCGGCGGCTCCCGAGTGATGAACTTCGGGAAGTCCAAGGCCAAGCTGATCACCAAGGACACCCCGAAGACGACCTTCGCCGATGTGGCGGGGTCCGACGAGGCCGTCGAGGAGCTCCACGAGATCAAGGAGTTCCTCCAGGAGCCGGCCAAGTTCCAGGCCGTCGGCGCCAAGATCCCCAAGGGTGTGCTGCTGTACGGCCCGCCCGGTACCGGCAAGACCCTGCTGGCGCGTGCCGTCGCGGGTGAGGCCGGCGTTCCGTTCTACTCGATCTCGGGTTCCGACTTCGTCGAGATGTTCGTCGGTGTCGGTGCCTCCCGGGTGCGCGACCTCTTCGAGCAGGCCAAGGCGAACGCCCCGGCGATCGTCTTCGTCGACGAGATCGACGCCGTCGGCCGGCACCGTGGCGCGGGCCTCGGCGGTGGTCACGACGAGCGCGAGCAGACCCTCAACCAGCTGCTGGTCGAGATGGACGGCTTCGATGTGAAGGGCGGCGTGATCCTGATCGCCGCCACCAACCGGCCCGACATCCTCGACCCGGCGCTGCTGCGCCCGGGCCGTTTCGACCGGCAGATCGCCGTCGACCGCCCCGATATGCAGGGCCGTCTGGAGATCCTCAAGGTTCACCAGAAGGGCAAGCCGGTCGCCCCGGACGTCGACCTGGGCGCCGTTGCCCGGCGTACCCCCGGCTTCACCGGCGCGGACCTCTCCAATGTGCTGAACGAAGCCGCGCTGCTCACCGCGCGCAGCGACAAGAAGCTGATCGACAACCACTCGCTGGACGAGGCGATCGACCGGGTGGTCGCGGGCCCGCAGAAGCGGACCCGGATCATGTCGGACAAGGAGAAGAAGATCACCGCGTACCACGAGGGCGGTCACGCCCTGGTCGCGGCGGCCTCTCCGAACGCCGACCCGGTTCACAAGATCACCATCCTGTCGCGCGGCCGGGCCCTCGGTTACACGATGGTCCTGCCGGACGAGGACAAGTACTCCACCACCCGTAACGAGATGCTCGACCAGCTCGCGTACATGCTGGGCGGGCGTGCGGCGGAGGAGCTGGTCTTCCACGACCCGACGACCGGTGCGGCCAACGACATCGAGAAGGCCACCACCACGGCCCGGGCGATGGTCACTCAGTACGGCATGACCGAGCGTCTCGGCGCGATCAAGTTCGGCGGCGACAACACCGAGCCCTTCCTGGGCCGGGAGATGGGCCACCAGCGCGACTACTCGGAAGAGGTCGCGGCGCTCGTCGACGAAGAGGTCAAGAAGCTGATCGAGACGGCGCACAACGAGGCCTGGGAGATCCTGGTCGAGAACCGCGACGTCCTCGACAATCTGGTCCTCCAGCTGCTGGAGAAGGAGACCCTCGGCAAGGAGGAGATCGCCGAGATCTTCCGGCCGATCGTCAGGCGCCCGGCCCGTCCCGCGTGGACCGGCTCCTCCCGCCGTACCCCCTCCACCCGGCCGCCGGTGCTCTCCCCCAAGGAGCTGGCCCTGACCAACACGGCCAACGGCACCTCCCCGGCCACCGACACCACCACGGGCCCCGGCCTCGAGGTGGCCCCGGAGGACCGCCCCGAGCCCAGCTGA
- a CDS encoding IS607 family transposase yields MNLTEWARAQGIAPRTAYRWFREGTLPVPAERVGPRTILVNIDANTSPSVTGGVGLYARVSSHDQKPDLERQTARLSAWAAKAGQKVVRIESEIASGMNGCRAKARRLLADPAVTTVVVEHKDRLGRMNVELIEAALSATGRRLVVLDDGEVEDDLVRDMVEVLTSFCARLYGRRSAKNRARKALEAAAADE; encoded by the coding sequence ATGAACCTGACGGAATGGGCACGCGCGCAGGGGATTGCCCCGCGTACCGCGTATCGCTGGTTCCGTGAGGGCACATTGCCGGTACCTGCGGAACGCGTGGGACCGCGCACGATCCTGGTGAACATCGATGCGAACACCTCACCCTCCGTGACCGGTGGTGTAGGTCTGTATGCCCGCGTCTCCTCGCACGATCAAAAGCCGGACCTGGAGCGGCAGACCGCTCGCCTGTCGGCATGGGCGGCGAAGGCCGGGCAGAAGGTCGTGCGGATCGAATCCGAGATCGCCTCGGGCATGAACGGCTGCCGCGCGAAGGCGAGGCGGCTGCTGGCCGACCCGGCGGTGACCACGGTCGTGGTCGAGCACAAAGACCGCCTCGGCCGGATGAACGTGGAGCTGATCGAGGCCGCTCTGTCCGCGACTGGTCGCCGGCTCGTCGTCCTCGATGACGGCGAAGTTGAAGACGACCTGGTTCGAGACATGGTGGAGGTACTGACGTCGTTCTGCGCCCGCTTGTACGGCCGTCGGTCGGCGAAGAACCGGGCGAGGAAGGCTCTCGAAGCGGCGGCTGCCGATGAGTGA